The following proteins are co-located in the Halarcobacter sp. genome:
- a CDS encoding PIN domain-containing protein — MSNTKKMRNNYIFIDFENVQPTSFEFPEDYPFKVIVFVGANQTKIPIELATSMQGLGDKAEYVVISGNGKNALDFHITFYLGKLYEKDPKGYFHIITKDTGFDVLIKHLREKKTLINRYDDISEIPALKQSNCETLSIDEKIKLIVNYLIKRGNAKPRKVETLSNTINSICARSLNSNQLDAIIKAMVKEKLIVIDGAKITYTLKDNKY, encoded by the coding sequence TTGAGTAATACAAAAAAAATGAGAAATAATTATATTTTTATAGATTTTGAAAATGTTCAACCTACATCTTTTGAGTTTCCAGAAGATTATCCTTTTAAAGTCATTGTCTTTGTTGGAGCAAATCAAACAAAGATACCTATTGAACTTGCTACATCAATGCAAGGTTTAGGAGATAAAGCTGAATATGTAGTAATAAGTGGTAATGGCAAAAATGCTTTAGACTTTCACATTACGTTTTACCTTGGTAAACTATATGAAAAAGACCCTAAAGGATATTTTCATATAATCACTAAAGATACTGGTTTTGATGTACTAATTAAACATCTTAGAGAAAAAAAGACTTTAATAAATCGCTATGATGATATTAGTGAAATTCCAGCTTTGAAACAATCAAACTGTGAAACATTATCTATTGATGAAAAAATAAAATTAATTGTTAACTACTTGATTAAAAGAGGGAATGCAAAACCTAGAAAAGTTGAAACTCTCTCAAACACAATAAATTCAATATGTGCAAGAAGTTTAAATAGTAATCAACTTGATGCTATCATTAAGGCGATGGTTAAAGAAAAGCTTATTGTCATTGATGGTGCTAAGATAACATATACACTAAAAGATAACAAGTACTAG
- a CDS encoding virulence RhuM family protein: MNNNLTIKDELTDFLLYTTPNSDIKVETYLHNETLWLPQKRIAELFGVDRTVITKHLKNIFESGELEENSVSAKIAHTAEDGKKYNTKFYNLDAILSVGYRVNSLQATQFRIWATKILKEFIIKGFAMDDDRMKNGRYFGKDYFRELLERVRSIRTSERRIYQQITDIFAECSIDYDKNSQITKDFYATVQNKFHFAITGQTSAEIIYKKVDKTKPFMGLQTWKNSPDGRVLKSDSVIAKNYLTEEEIKDLESAISGYFDYIERIIKNHTTFTMQSLANSVNKFLEFNEYKILEDKGSISRSQAEQKAFSEYEEFNKIQKIESDFDKEMKKVLKENK, encoded by the coding sequence ATGAATAACAACCTAACAATAAAAGATGAACTAACCGACTTCCTACTATATACAACACCAAACAGTGATATAAAAGTAGAAACATATCTACACAATGAAACTCTATGGCTACCGCAAAAAAGAATAGCTGAACTTTTTGGAGTAGATAGAACAGTAATAACAAAACATTTAAAAAATATATTTGAGAGTGGAGAATTAGAAGAAAATTCAGTTAGTGCAAAAATTGCACATACTGCCGAAGATGGGAAAAAGTACAATACAAAGTTTTATAACCTTGATGCTATTTTATCAGTTGGTTACCGTGTAAACTCTTTACAAGCTACACAGTTTAGAATATGGGCTACTAAAATACTAAAAGAGTTTATCATTAAAGGCTTTGCTATGGATGACGACAGAATGAAAAACGGTCGTTATTTTGGTAAAGACTATTTTAGAGAACTACTTGAGAGAGTTCGTTCAATACGAACAAGTGAGAGAAGAATATATCAACAAATAACAGATATATTTGCAGAGTGTAGTATAGATTACGATAAAAATTCTCAAATTACAAAAGATTTTTACGCAACAGTTCAAAATAAATTTCATTTTGCAATTACAGGGCAAACTTCCGCAGAAATAATTTATAAAAAAGTTGATAAAACAAAACCATTTATGGGACTCCAAACTTGGAAAAATTCACCCGATGGAAGAGTGTTAAAATCTGATTCAGTTATTGCAAAGAATTATTTGACAGAAGAAGAGATAAAAGATTTAGAAAGTGCCATAAGTGGCTACTTTGATTATATTGAAAGAATCATAAAAAATCATACAACTTTTACTATGCAGAGTCTAGCAAATTCAGTTAATAAATTTCTTGAATTTAACGAATACAAAATACTTGAAGATAAAGGAAGTATCTCAAGAAGTCAAGCAGAACAAAAAGCATTTAGTGAATATGAAGAGTTTAATAAAATACAAAAAATAGAATCTGATTTTGATAAAGAGATGAAAAAAGTTTTAAAGGAAAATAAGTAG
- a CDS encoding pyridoxal phosphate-dependent aminotransferase translates to MKIAQRMENLSPSVTMAITALGRELKAQGKDILSFSAGEPDFDTPEIVKNAAIKAIKDGFTKYTAVEGITETKQAIINKLKKDHGLTYELNQIVISNGAKHSLFNLCQLLIEKGDEVIIPAPYWVTYPEQVKFSDGVPVFIDTDESTEFKMTAKQLKAAITPKTKAIMLNTPSNPTGAVYSKEELIAIGKVLEGTDILVWSDEMYEKIMYDGKEFTAAASVSEDMYQRTITINGLSKAVAMTGWRFGYIATPKVEIVKAMTKLQGQVTSNVNSITQHAAIPALEGDADADIEMMRKAFEERRNIAVESFNAIKGVSCFKPQGAFYLFVNIKEITPDSMKFAADLLEDKGVAVVPGLAFGMEGYFRFSFATDLASIQEGIRRIKDFIEK, encoded by the coding sequence ATGAAAATTGCGCAAAGAATGGAGAATTTATCTCCGTCGGTAACAATGGCTATTACTGCTTTAGGTAGAGAACTTAAAGCTCAAGGTAAAGACATTTTAAGTTTTAGTGCTGGTGAGCCAGATTTTGATACTCCTGAAATCGTTAAAAATGCTGCGATTAAAGCTATTAAAGATGGTTTTACAAAATATACCGCTGTAGAGGGTATCACTGAAACAAAACAAGCAATTATTAATAAATTAAAAAAAGACCATGGATTAACTTATGAATTAAACCAAATAGTGATTAGCAATGGAGCTAAACACTCTTTATTTAACTTATGTCAATTATTAATTGAAAAAGGTGATGAAGTTATAATTCCTGCTCCATACTGGGTTACATATCCAGAGCAAGTAAAATTTTCTGATGGTGTTCCAGTATTTATTGATACAGATGAATCAACAGAATTTAAAATGACTGCAAAACAATTAAAAGCAGCTATCACACCTAAAACAAAAGCTATTATGCTAAATACTCCTTCTAACCCAACAGGAGCAGTATATTCAAAAGAAGAATTAATTGCTATTGGGAAAGTATTAGAGGGAACTGACATCCTTGTTTGGTCAGATGAAATGTACGAAAAAATCATGTATGATGGTAAAGAGTTCACAGCAGCTGCTAGTGTAAGTGAAGATATGTACCAAAGAACTATTACAATAAACGGTTTAAGTAAAGCTGTAGCAATGACTGGTTGGAGATTTGGTTATATTGCAACTCCAAAAGTTGAGATTGTAAAAGCAATGACTAAATTACAAGGTCAAGTAACATCAAATGTAAACTCTATCACTCAACATGCAGCAATACCAGCTTTAGAAGGTGATGCTGATGCAGATATTGAGATGATGAGAAAAGCATTTGAAGAGAGAAGAAATATTGCAGTTGAATCATTCAATGCAATAAAAGGGGTAAGTTGTTTTAAACCACAAGGTGCATTTTATCTTTTTGTAAATATAAAAGAGATAACTCCTGACTCAATGAAATTTGCAGCTGACCTTTTAGAAGACAAAGGTGTAGCAGTCGTTCCAGGACTTGCATTTGGTATGGAAGGTTATTTCAGATTCTCTTTTGCTACAGACTTAGCAAGTATCCAAGAGGGAATTAGAAGAATTAAAGACTTTATAGAAAAATAA
- a CDS encoding alpha/beta hydrolase, translated as MSNWNLPHTFEFEGRYVKYSIKGQGEPLVLVHGTPWSSFNLRHLIRELSCHYKVYYFDLLGYGDSDKSNADVSLGIQNKLLDALVEYWQLESPYIVGHDFGGTTVLRNHLLDNRDYRKIVVIDPVALSPWGSPFFKHIEKYESAFSGVPDYIHAAIVEAYIKTAAYQKLEQETIDGILAPWIGDQGKSAFYRQIAQADSKFTDEFQDKFADVNAPVLILWGEEDQWIPCEQAYLLQSKIEGSKLVTVPSTGHLVIEENPVMLAKEIRDFFEN; from the coding sequence TTGAGCAATTGGAATCTGCCTCATACATTTGAGTTTGAAGGACGGTACGTAAAATACAGTATTAAAGGCCAAGGAGAACCCTTGGTTCTGGTGCATGGTACACCATGGTCTTCATTTAACCTTAGGCATTTGATTCGAGAACTATCTTGTCACTATAAAGTTTACTATTTTGATTTGCTTGGATATGGTGACTCTGACAAGAGCAACGCGGACGTTTCCTTAGGAATACAAAATAAGCTATTAGATGCTTTAGTTGAATATTGGCAACTCGAATCGCCTTATATTGTTGGTCACGATTTTGGTGGCACTACGGTATTGAGGAACCATCTCCTAGATAACCGAGATTATAGAAAAATTGTCGTGATTGACCCTGTTGCACTATCGCCTTGGGGGTCGCCTTTTTTCAAGCATATTGAAAAATACGAAAGCGCTTTTTCAGGAGTGCCAGACTATATTCATGCCGCAATTGTCGAAGCGTATATAAAAACCGCTGCTTATCAAAAGTTGGAGCAGGAAACAATTGATGGGATATTAGCGCCATGGATTGGTGATCAGGGAAAGTCAGCGTTTTACAGACAAATTGCGCAAGCAGACTCAAAATTCACTGATGAATTTCAAGACAAGTTTGCTGATGTAAACGCGCCAGTTCTCATCTTGTGGGGAGAGGAGGATCAGTGGATACCTTGTGAGCAAGCTTATTTACTTCAAAGTAAAATTGAAGGTTCTAAGCTAGTTACAGTGCCTAGTACAGGTCATTTGGTTATTGAAGAAAATCCCGTGATGCTAGCAAAAGAGATTCGAGATTTCTTTGAGAATTGA
- a CDS encoding GNAT family N-acetyltransferase has translation MENEKKIRFEKCHLEKLDDIIEIGKDTYFDTFSKYCSEEVMKDYLEKAFDVDKIREEIMNKDSSFFFIYLNEELSGYLKLNINEAQCDLRDENGLEIERIYVKEGYKGKGLGSRLINFGIEKAKEYEKEFVWVGVWEKNKAGIEFYNKNGFYEIGMHSFRMGDEIQNDYIMKKDIKKENRIYNGNFPI, from the coding sequence GTGGAGAATGAAAAAAAAATAAGATTTGAAAAATGTCATCTTGAAAAGCTTGATGATATAATAGAAATTGGAAAAGACACTTATTTTGATACATTTAGTAAGTATTGTTCAGAAGAGGTAATGAAAGATTACCTTGAAAAAGCATTTGATGTCGATAAAATACGTGAAGAAATAATGAATAAAGATAGTAGTTTCTTTTTTATTTATTTAAATGAAGAGCTTTCTGGTTATTTGAAATTGAATATTAATGAAGCTCAATGTGATTTAAGAGATGAAAACGGGTTGGAAATTGAAAGAATATATGTGAAAGAAGGATATAAAGGTAAAGGTTTAGGATCTCGTTTAATAAATTTTGGAATAGAAAAAGCAAAAGAATATGAGAAAGAATTTGTATGGGTGGGTGTTTGGGAAAAAAACAAAGCAGGTATAGAATTTTATAATAAAAATGGATTCTATGAAATAGGAATGCATAGTTTTAGAATGGGAGATGAGATTCAAAATGATTATATCATGAAAAAAGATATCAAGAAAGAAAATAGGATATATAATGGCAATTTTCCAATATAA
- the nhaD gene encoding sodium:proton antiporter NhaD — MLKILMILSLSSLALFASGGGATSGEVAPDLTMTWVGFACLFIFVVGYYFVAAEEKYEIDKAKPALFIGTFMFILVALYYSLNNLNMGLVHTQAQHLILEIAEIFFFLFVAMTYIESLIHMNVFDKLKYNLISKGFTYRKLFWVTGILAFFISPIADNLTTALILSTVLITIEKERRDFLVPGAINIVVAANAGGAWSPFGDITTLMAWTAGKGAFGDFLFLFPSSILGYLITALLLSKVVPNEKPAFDASKEEIPVMAEGSKVVMGLGVFTIFCAVMSHQVLHLPAMWGMMFGLSLLKVYSYGLKRRHGKDHFNIFHSMAKIENNTLMFFFGILAAVGALYFIGWLALAAIVYEPSVLGPTWSNIGVGFLSAIVDNVPVMSAVLKANPSMEHAQWMLVTLTAGVGGSLISFGSAAGVGVMGKLHGIYTFGSHMKYAWTILIGYIVSCAIWYVQFEVFGIGA; from the coding sequence ATGTTAAAGATTCTGATGATATTATCATTATCATCTCTAGCTTTATTTGCAAGTGGCGGTGGCGCTACTTCTGGGGAGGTTGCACCAGATTTAACTATGACTTGGGTTGGATTTGCGTGTTTATTTATATTTGTAGTAGGTTACTACTTTGTGGCTGCAGAAGAGAAATATGAGATAGATAAGGCTAAGCCAGCTTTATTTATTGGTACATTTATGTTTATCTTGGTTGCACTATACTATTCGTTAAATAATTTAAATATGGGATTAGTTCATACTCAAGCCCAACATTTGATTTTGGAAATTGCTGAGATTTTCTTCTTCTTATTTGTTGCTATGACGTATATAGAATCATTAATTCATATGAATGTATTTGACAAGCTTAAGTATAATCTAATCTCAAAAGGGTTTACTTATAGAAAACTTTTCTGGGTAACTGGTATTTTAGCATTCTTTATATCTCCAATTGCAGATAACTTAACTACAGCATTGATTCTTTCTACTGTATTAATTACAATTGAAAAAGAAAGAAGAGACTTCTTGGTTCCTGGTGCAATTAATATCGTTGTTGCAGCAAATGCTGGTGGTGCTTGGTCACCATTTGGAGATATTACTACACTTATGGCATGGACAGCTGGTAAAGGTGCATTTGGAGATTTCTTATTTTTATTCCCTTCATCTATTTTAGGGTATCTTATAACAGCACTATTATTATCTAAAGTTGTTCCAAATGAAAAACCTGCTTTTGATGCTTCAAAAGAAGAAATACCAGTAATGGCTGAAGGTTCAAAAGTTGTAATGGGACTTGGTGTATTTACAATCTTCTGTGCAGTTATGTCTCATCAAGTATTGCATTTACCTGCAATGTGGGGTATGATGTTTGGTCTTTCTTTATTAAAGGTTTATTCTTATGGGCTTAAAAGAAGACATGGAAAAGATCACTTTAATATTTTCCATTCAATGGCAAAAATTGAAAATAATACCTTAATGTTCTTCTTTGGTATTTTAGCAGCAGTTGGTGCATTGTACTTTATTGGATGGTTAGCATTAGCAGCAATTGTTTATGAACCATCAGTATTAGGTCCAACTTGGTCAAATATTGGAGTTGGTTTCTTATCTGCAATCGTTGATAATGTTCCTGTTATGTCAGCGGTGCTTAAAGCAAATCCATCTATGGAGCATGCTCAATGGATGCTTGTAACACTTACAGCAGGGGTTGGTGGTTCACTAATCTCATTTGGTTCTGCTGCCGGTGTTGGAGTTATGGGTAAACTTCATGGTATTTATACTTTTGGTTCACATATGAAATATGCTTGGACTATTTTAATTGGATATATTGTTTCTTGTGCGATTTGGTATGTTCAATTTGAAGTATTTGGTATTGGTGCATAA
- a CDS encoding HNH endonuclease signature motif containing protein → MRVTKKIKEQLLKQAEGKCEYCGIELDERTAMVDHKIPLSQGGSSDIENLAISCPKCNILKADKILGSISNPVVESAAKLWIHAFLKSPKITSISSIVSVIAVVLTIYQTEIIRKEKLEAKLSENLDFKSQIKELSETEKSLKTLLTFVSSQKQKVIIYEQNIQQLENEKQKLEPLVNADKATVEALFKVQEERAKENANKERWIGFGLGILASIIASFVMVIGRYFFVSRQENS, encoded by the coding sequence ATGAGAGTAACTAAAAAAATTAAAGAACAACTTTTAAAACAAGCGGAGGGAAAATGTGAGTACTGCGGTATTGAACTAGATGAGCGTACAGCGATGGTTGATCACAAAATTCCTTTGAGTCAAGGTGGAAGCTCTGATATAGAAAATTTAGCCATTTCTTGTCCGAAATGTAATATTTTGAAGGCAGACAAAATACTTGGAAGCATATCTAATCCTGTAGTAGAGTCAGCAGCTAAACTATGGATTCATGCATTTTTAAAATCACCAAAAATCACTTCCATAAGTTCTATAGTCAGTGTTATTGCAGTTGTGCTTACAATTTACCAAACTGAAATTATCAGAAAAGAAAAATTAGAAGCTAAATTATCAGAAAACTTAGATTTTAAATCTCAAATTAAAGAACTAAGTGAAACCGAGAAAAGCTTAAAAACACTCCTTACATTTGTTAGCTCTCAAAAACAAAAAGTCATTATATATGAACAGAATATACAACAGCTAGAAAATGAAAAACAAAAATTAGAACCATTGGTAAATGCTGATAAAGCAACCGTTGAAGCTCTCTTTAAAGTGCAAGAGGAACGAGCAAAAGAAAACGCCAACAAAGAAAGATGGATTGGATTTGGTCTTGGAATACTAGCTTCTATAATTGCTTCGTTTGTAATGGTCATAGGCAGGTATTTTTTTGTTTCAAGACAAGAAAACTCATAA
- a CDS encoding lipoprotein, translating into MTKYFTQFFHVVIIAGILLSLSGCGYKAPPTYVPDTQEVSK; encoded by the coding sequence ATGACAAAGTATTTCACTCAATTTTTTCATGTTGTTATTATAGCAGGAATTTTATTATCTTTAAGTGGATGTGGCTATAAAGCCCCTCCAACATATGTGCCAGATACGCAAGAAGTATCAAAATAA
- the guaA gene encoding glutamine-hydrolyzing GMP synthase: MKHVPIVVLDFGSQYTQIIARKLREAGVYSEIVPFSESIEDIKARTPKGIILSGGPASVYAKDAYHPDKEVFNLGLPVLGICYGMQLISQYFGGSVIPADHHEYGKAKLTFEKTSDIFKDTTDGQTVWMSHGDKVDKLADGFEVIGTSENSPFAAIANMDKRIYAFQFHPEVYHSEQGSKILKNFAKYICGCESTWNMGSFAKEQIKKIQDQVGDKKVLCGVSGGVDSSVVATLLAEAIGDQLIPVFVDNGLLRANEREQVEAMFASRGVKLITCNASETFLERLAGVTDPEKKRKIIGETFIEVFDEEAKKHDGIEFLAQGTLYTDVIESVSVKGPSKTIKSHHNVGGLPDWMTFELIEPLREIFKDEVRLLGLELGLPKDMIGRHPFPGPGLAIRVMGDVNKPDLELLRKADVIMLDVLRSTGYYDKTWQAFTVLLNVKSVGVMGDNRTYDNTVCVRIVEATDGMTATFAHIPHDILETISRRIINEVDGINRVVYDISSKPPATIEWE, translated from the coding sequence ATGAAACATGTACCAATAGTTGTATTAGATTTTGGTAGTCAATATACACAAATCATTGCAAGAAAACTTAGAGAAGCTGGTGTTTATTCTGAGATTGTACCGTTTAGTGAGAGCATAGAAGATATTAAAGCTAGAACTCCAAAAGGTATTATTCTTTCTGGTGGACCAGCATCAGTATATGCAAAAGATGCTTATCATCCTGATAAAGAAGTATTTAATTTAGGACTTCCTGTTTTAGGTATTTGTTATGGTATGCAACTTATTTCTCAATATTTTGGTGGGTCAGTTATTCCTGCTGATCATCACGAATATGGAAAAGCAAAACTTACATTTGAAAAGACAAGCGATATTTTCAAAGACACTACAGATGGTCAAACTGTTTGGATGTCACATGGAGATAAAGTTGATAAATTAGCTGATGGTTTTGAAGTTATTGGAACAAGTGAAAACTCTCCTTTTGCAGCAATTGCAAATATGGATAAAAGAATTTATGCTTTCCAATTTCACCCAGAAGTTTACCATTCTGAGCAAGGGAGCAAAATCCTTAAAAACTTTGCAAAATATATTTGTGGTTGTGAATCAACTTGGAATATGGGTTCTTTTGCAAAAGAACAAATCAAAAAAATCCAAGATCAAGTTGGAGATAAAAAAGTTCTTTGTGGTGTATCAGGAGGAGTTGATTCTTCTGTAGTTGCTACACTTTTAGCAGAAGCTATTGGTGACCAACTAATTCCAGTATTTGTTGACAATGGATTACTTAGAGCAAATGAAAGAGAACAAGTAGAAGCTATGTTCGCTTCAAGAGGTGTTAAGCTTATCACTTGTAATGCGAGTGAAACTTTCTTAGAAAGACTTGCAGGTGTAACCGATCCAGAAAAGAAAAGAAAAATCATCGGTGAAACATTTATCGAAGTATTTGATGAAGAAGCAAAAAAACATGATGGGATAGAGTTCTTAGCTCAAGGTACACTTTATACAGATGTTATTGAATCTGTATCTGTAAAAGGACCGTCAAAAACAATTAAATCACACCATAACGTTGGTGGACTACCTGATTGGATGACATTTGAATTAATCGAGCCTTTAAGAGAAATCTTTAAAGATGAAGTTAGACTTTTAGGACTAGAATTAGGACTTCCAAAAGATATGATTGGAAGACATCCTTTCCCTGGACCAGGACTTGCTATTAGAGTTATGGGAGATGTTAATAAGCCTGATTTAGAACTTTTACGAAAAGCAGATGTTATTATGCTAGATGTTCTTAGATCAACTGGATACTATGATAAAACATGGCAAGCATTTACAGTATTATTAAATGTAAAATCAGTAGGTGTAATGGGTGATAACAGAACTTATGATAACACAGTTTGTGTTAGAATAGTTGAAGCAACAGATGGTATGACAGCAACATTTGCACATATCCCACATGATATCTTAGAAACTATCTCTAGAAGAATTATCAACGAAGTTGATGGGATCAATAGAGTTGTGTATGATATCTCATCTAAGCCACCAGCAACAATAGAATGGGAATAA
- a CDS encoding FAD-binding protein codes for MVVYDYIIIGSGVAGLNAARLIPDTKNVLILCKKEPWECNTFWAQGGIATAVDKKDIPDHIKDTLVAGVYHNNKNAVSVLSENSRKAIDNLIEDGMNFDLNDKGELAFTKEAAHSRSRILHADGDATGRMIHLFLMGKFPHKLETNCVVNDLLIQDDICYGVKYFINETEEKVAFAHNTIIASGGVGSIYKYHTNSTAVAGEVQGICVEKGLVLKDMEMMQFHPTVFKGTSFARKTLLSEALRGEGAYIVDDNDRRFLFDYHKDGELAPRDVVSRSIFDYHKKTGSNIYLSFDKFEKKWFRKRFPNIYANFEDLGYDLPFEKVPISPAFHYAMGGIATDINAKVLNTKNLYAVGEAACTGVHGANRLASNSLLEGLVFSKLAVENSLKEEFKIDKNKYIKEIKKCIRNKSIDKPIKDRVRKLMWENAAIVRDFDSLKEALSEIDEFLKEDVGRLLYLRLLTAKSILKAAIDRKKSLGAHFIKE; via the coding sequence ATGGTTGTTTATGATTATATAATTATAGGTTCAGGGGTTGCAGGATTAAATGCTGCAAGGTTGATACCCGATACAAAAAATGTATTAATTTTATGTAAAAAAGAACCATGGGAATGCAATACCTTTTGGGCACAAGGTGGTATTGCAACAGCTGTTGATAAGAAAGATATACCAGACCATATCAAAGATACCTTAGTTGCAGGAGTTTATCATAATAATAAAAATGCTGTTTCAGTATTAAGTGAAAACTCTAGAAAAGCAATTGATAATCTAATAGAAGATGGAATGAATTTTGACCTAAATGATAAAGGTGAATTAGCCTTTACAAAAGAAGCAGCCCATAGCAGAAGTAGAATTCTTCATGCTGATGGAGATGCAACTGGTAGAATGATTCATCTATTTTTAATGGGAAAATTTCCCCATAAATTAGAAACTAACTGTGTAGTAAATGACCTTCTTATTCAAGACGATATTTGTTATGGAGTTAAATATTTCATAAATGAAACAGAAGAGAAAGTAGCTTTTGCACATAATACTATTATTGCTAGTGGTGGAGTTGGCTCAATATACAAATATCATACTAATTCAACTGCTGTTGCGGGAGAAGTTCAAGGTATATGTGTTGAAAAAGGTTTAGTTTTAAAAGATATGGAGATGATGCAGTTTCATCCTACAGTATTTAAAGGAACCTCTTTTGCTAGAAAAACTTTACTTAGTGAAGCTTTAAGAGGTGAGGGTGCTTATATTGTAGATGACAATGACCGCAGATTTTTATTTGATTATCACAAAGATGGAGAGTTAGCACCTAGAGATGTAGTAAGTAGGTCAATTTTTGATTATCATAAAAAAACAGGTTCAAACATCTATTTATCTTTTGATAAATTTGAAAAAAAATGGTTTAGAAAAAGATTCCCAAATATCTATGCAAACTTTGAAGACTTAGGTTATGATTTACCTTTTGAAAAAGTTCCAATCTCACCAGCATTTCACTATGCTATGGGTGGTATTGCAACCGATATTAATGCAAAAGTATTAAATACTAAAAATCTATATGCTGTAGGTGAAGCAGCTTGTACAGGAGTACATGGTGCAAATAGATTAGCTTCAAACTCTTTACTTGAAGGATTGGTTTTTTCTAAACTTGCAGTAGAAAACTCTTTAAAAGAAGAATTTAAAATTGATAAAAACAAATATATAAAAGAGATAAAAAAGTGCATTAGAAATAAGAGTATTGATAAACCAATAAAAGATAGAGTAAGAAAACTAATGTGGGAAAATGCAGCAATTGTACGAGATTTTGATTCTTTAAAAGAGGCTTTATCTGAGATTGATGAGTTTTTAAAAGAAGATGTGGGAAGACTACTATATTTAAGGTTGCTTACGGCAAAATCTATTTTAAAAGCTGCAATTGACAGAAAAAAGTCTCTTGGAGCACACTTTATTAAGGAGTAA
- a CDS encoding M48 family metallopeptidase, with amino-acid sequence MNFLTKINNKEVTVELNKKRGMKHTYMRLLSSNLIRINSNIYFTETDAKILIEKKRKWLEKNLLQLEKNTLENNEFLFLGIKHKNFDNRDLDKFYKLEAQKLIPKIVTEYSELMQLFPTAIKFRKNKRTWGSCNYRNELNFNTLLMKFPIPLIEYVVIHELAHIKHKNHSKRFWACVEQYCPNYKEKIKEFKSFL; translated from the coding sequence TTGAATTTTTTAACAAAAATTAATAATAAAGAGGTTACCGTAGAATTAAATAAAAAAAGAGGTATGAAACACACCTATATGAGACTTCTATCTAGTAATTTGATACGAATTAACTCAAATATTTATTTTACAGAAACAGATGCAAAAATTCTAATTGAAAAAAAGAGAAAATGGTTAGAAAAAAATTTACTTCAGTTAGAAAAAAACACTTTAGAGAATAATGAATTTCTTTTTTTAGGAATTAAGCATAAAAATTTTGATAATAGAGATTTGGATAAGTTTTATAAATTAGAAGCGCAAAAATTAATTCCAAAAATTGTGACTGAATATTCTGAACTTATGCAACTTTTTCCAACAGCTATAAAGTTTAGAAAAAACAAAAGAACATGGGGAAGTTGTAATTATAGAAATGAATTAAATTTTAACACTCTTCTTATGAAGTTTCCTATACCTTTAATAGAATATGTTGTTATACATGAATTGGCACATATAAAACATAAAAATCATTCAAAAAGATTTTGGGCTTGTGTAGAACAGTATTGTCCTAATTATAAAGAAAAAATTAAAGAGTTTAAGAGTTTTTTATAA